From Herpetosiphonaceae bacterium:
TGTGCCGGTAACTACAGCCTTGACCATGATCATGCTGATCCGTCGGCAGTTCTATTCCAGGGCTGTTCAGTTCTCCCCCCGCTGGGTGCCTGGATCGCGCAAAGCGAGTCCTGATGGGCGTGATGCCGCGTAGAAAGAGTCTACCATCGGGCACGAATGTGTGAATCCTTGATCGGCAATTCCTGACCCTGGGGGTTTGCCATGGTACCGTTCGGCCGGCTTCTCGATGCGTTGAGCGAGGTTCCCGATCCACGACGCGCGGAGGGCAAGCGCTATCCGCTGGCGCCGTTGCTGCTGTTCACCGTGCTGGCGCTGCTGTCCGGCGCGACCTCGTACCGCCACATCATCTGCTTCCTGGAGCAACGCCGGATCGTCCTCAACGCCCTGTTCGGCTGTACCCTGAAGCGAGCGCCGTCGCTCAACACGCTGCGCACTGTCCTGCAGATGCTTGACCGCGCCGCCCTGGAAGAGGCTTTTCGCCAACACGCCCGGGACCTGTTGCCGCCGGCGGAACTGGGCCGGATGCCGGTCGTGGCGCTCGACGGCAAGATCCTGAAGGGCAGCT
This genomic window contains:
- a CDS encoding ISAs1 family transposase — protein: MVPFGRLLDALSEVPDPRRAEGKRYPLAPLLLFTVLALLSGATSYRHIICFLEQRRIVLNALFGCTLKRAPSLNTLRTVLQMLDRAALEEAFRQHARDLLPPAELGRMPVVALDGKILKGSFDHLNDQKAAQALSAFASEAAILLAHTEIDVKSNEIPAAQQMIAELGLSGVLFTADALHCQKNL